The genomic region AAAATATGTTATTTGTTTACATCTATTAGTTGTAGGTCCTTATCCGTTGCGCCATAGAATATCCTGGTTTTTTCTTCATGGGAGTAACCGCCGATAAAAAACAATCTGTCTTCTTTTTCAATGATTTCCGGTAAATGCAAACCCTTGTATTTGAGATTTTTGATGCTATTGCCATTGGCATCAAACTTTCTCAAGTACTCTTTTGAGGACACGATAAAAGTATCTCCCAAGGCCAATAACGCCTGGTTGTTGTTTGTTCCCTCAAAATAATGTGTTTTGATAGGGCTTCCAGAAGCATTTGTAATTATCAGTTCGCCATTACCGTAGCAAACCAAGTTACCGTTGGTCAACTGCTCAAGGTGAAAGGTGCCATTGAGGTCATTGGCCGAATTTATTTTAGTGTCCAAAACGGACTCTTCCAAAACAATGTGCGAAGTAACGTTCAATGCGGTATCATAAAATACCAAAATGGGTTTGTATCCGCTTATGGAAGGTGATGTAGTATTTTTGTTGAATTTTGCACCAAAGGCTACGTAGCCGCTTTCGGTCAGTATCAAATCGCCCAACATACTATCGGCATCCCCTATGGGATTTATAAACTCTTCAAAAGCATCCCCGGAGCTGTTTCTGCGTTCAATGGCCGTTTTGTATACCCCGTCAACCTTTTTTGCCCCATAGTATAAATAAAAACTGCCATCGGCTATGCATCCGTACTTGTGTTTGGTAGCTGAGTTTATTCCGTTGAGAAAACCCCAGGCGTTATTGTAGGTTACCTCATGGGTGCCATAAAAATCAGCCAAGGTTCTTGAAAAGTGAAAATTTTTGTTTCCACTGGGGAAAACGTTTAAGAACGCACTATTGGAATTAAATTGTTTGTCGGCAATATAATTGGATGTAGATTGGTAGTTTTCATCAATCTCTGAATAATAAAATTTTGAAGTCCCGGCATCTTCCACCAATTGCAGGGAATAATAGGTATTGTTTGCTATATTTATACCTGTTTCCAAGGAAACCGTAGAAAAACCATCCGCTATATCGGGGAAAAAATAATGTTCCTTCGCGGGTTTCACGTAAACGGGATAATTAAAGGTTTCGGTATCTCCGGCCTCGTTTTTCACGGTAAGTTCAATGGTGTAGGCACCGCCTTCTTGATCTGTGAATACCGGTGCTTCTTCAGAACTTTGCGTACCGTTTCCGAAGTCGTATTTGAACGATATGGCATTTTTGGAACAACTGTTTATCGTTAGGCTTTCCCCTATTGATACGGTGTCTTTACTAACGGTAAAGCAAGCTTTTAATTTGGCATCGGATTCTGGGATGGAATCAGGGTCGGAATTTGGGGAAGCGGTTTCCTTGGTACATGCCATAATGGACAAAAGGCATAAGCCCGTAAAGTAGATTTTTTTCATAATGATAGGATTTGGGTATCACTAAGATAAAAAATCTATCGAATGAATTTTCTTAAAATCGATGAGATGCATGTTTCTTTAACAAAACGCACAATATTTTGATTTTAAAGCAGTTAAACGATTTTTATCATCGGTGTTTAACGCTCTTCTAGGGTACATAGCAAAGCATCTGCTTCTTTGTAAACTTTCGTTAGGCCTAATTTGTTTAAGCCTTTTATGCCTTTGTCCCAAGCTTTATTACTCAGATTTGCAGCCTCTTTCAAATCATTTAAAGGCATTGTTTTTGTCTTTTTGATGATATCGAAAATGGTTTTTTCGTTTTCGGAGAGTTCCAAGGGTTTTTTCTCTGGGCGCATTTGTGGAAAGAACAATACTTCCTGTATGGAGGAATTGTTGGTCAATAACATGACCAAACGATCTATGCCGATACCAATACCAGAAGTAGGCGGCATACCGTATTCCAAAGCGCGCAAAAAGTCCTGATCAATGAACATGGCCTCATCGTCTCCTTTTTCGGATAGTTTCAGCTGCTCTTCAAAACGTTGGCGCTGATCTATAGGGTCGTTGAGCTCGGAATAGCAGTTGGCGAGCTCTTTACCGTTGACCATTAGTTCAAAACGCTCGGTCAGGGCCGGATTGTTCCTATGCTCCTTGGTCAACGGGCTCATTTCTTTCGGATAGTCGGTTATGAAGGTTGGCTGTATGTAGTGGTGTTCACATTTTTCGCCAAAAATCTCATCTATCAATTTGCCAACGCCCATAGTGTCGTCTACTTCAATGCCCAGACTTTTTGCGGTTTCACGCAACTGTATCTCATCCATCCCGGAAACATCTACTCCGGTATGTGTTTTTATCGCTTTGAGAATGGGCACTCTGGCATAGGGGGCCTTAAATTCTATTTCATTTTCCCCTACGGTTACTTTGGAAGTTCCGTTGGCATCAATGGCTACTTTTTCCAATAACTGTTCGGTAGTGTCCATCATCCAATTGTAGTCCTTGTAGGCTACGTAGAGTTCCATAACGGTAAATTCGGGATTATGGGTCCTGTCCATACCTTCGTTACGAAAATCCTTTGAAAACTCATAAACTCCGTCAAAACCACCAACGATCAGTCTCTTTAGGTACAATTCATTCGCAATACGAAGATACAAGGGAATATTTAGGGCATTATGGTGCGTTAAAAACGGACGTGCCGCCGCACCACCGGGAATGGGTTGTAAAATCGGGGTTTCCACCTCTAAATAGCCTCTTTCATTATAAAATTGGCGTATACTGTTCGTGATTTTGGTGCGTTTGATGAAAGTGTCCTTGACTTTAGGATTTACGACCAAGTCAACATACCGTTGCCTATACCTTAATTCGGAATCGTTAAATTCATCGTACACATTGCCTTCGGCATCTTTTTTGGGTAGGGGTAAAGGGCGCAATGCCTTACTGAGCATGGTAAAGTTTTTTACCATAACGGTTTTTTCGCCCACTTGGGTGGTAAAAAGTTCGCCTTCGACACCAATAATATCACCAATATCCAACAGTTTTTTGTACACCTCGTTATACAGTGTTTTATCTTCTCCCGGACAAATCTCATCGCGATTGAAGTAAACCTGTATTCTACCCTCACTATCCTGTAACTCGGCAAACGAAGCTTTGCCTTGGATACGGCGCGACATCAACCTCCCGGAAATCACTACTTTTTTACCTTGGGTAAAATCGGTTTTTATACTTTTAGAAGTAGCATCTACAGGATATAAAGCTGCCGGGTAGGGATCAATGCCCATTTCCCTGAGCTTGGCCAATTTTTCCCTTCTAATGATTTCTTGTTCCGAAAGTTGCATTTGTTGCGATTTAAGGCTGCAAATATAGGTGGTTTGGGCAAATCTATCAATTCAAATAAAGTCTAAAATTTTGCTTTGGATATACTGTAACAAATCAGGTGATTTTGCGTCAAATACATACATCAATCAAAAAAATCCTAAATCAATGAGTTTTTTTCGTGTTTTATTGGCCATTGTTTTTCCGCCGCTGTCCGTTATAGGAAAAGGTTGTGGTTCTTTCCTGATCGTACTTTTGCTTACTTTCTGCGGATGGGTTCCTGGGGTAATCGCAGCTTTGGTAATCTTGAACAATCCTAACTAGCCTTAATATACGCTACGAATGAAGTAGAATTCAAGATCGTTCGCTCAACTTTTTACTACCTTTGTTCCCATGAACAAGAAGGTTGTCTTAGAAGACTTGGGTCTACAGGATTACAAAAAAACCTGGGACTATCAAGAGGGGCTTTTTGAAAATATCATAGCTATAAAAATCAAGAACAGAAGGGAAGGAGCAGGTTTGGAAACGCCCAATCATTTTTTGTTCGTTGAGCATCCTCATGTATATACCTTGGGTAAAAGCGGTGATATAGGTAATCTCTTGGTCGGCGAAAAGGTTTTGGAAGAAAAAGGGGCCAAGTTCTACAAAATCAATCGGGGAGGGGACATTACCTATCACGGTCCCGGGCAAATCGTGGGCTACCCTATTTTGGACCTTGACAACTTCTTTACCGATATTCACAAATACTTACGTTTTTTGGAAGAAATGGTCATTTTGACCTTGGCTGAATATGGGTTAAAAGCTGAACGTTCCGGCGGTGAAACCGGAGTTTGGTTGGATGTTGGCACCCCGTTTGCCCGTAAAATATGTGCCATGGGCGTTAGGGCTTCCCGTTGGGTCACCATGCACGGTTTTGCATTGAACGTAAATGCCGATTTAGGGTATTTTGATCTGATGATTCCCTGTGGGATTAAGGACAAGGCCGTAACTTCATTAAATATAGAATTGGGGAAACAGCAAGTTGATATGGATGAGGTCAAACAAAAACTCCTCAGGCATTTTGAAGCTCTTTTCAAGGCGGAATTGGTAAAACAAAAAACCCCGGTGTGAGCCGAGGTTTTTGTTTGCCATTTAGTCATTGAATTGCGTTAGCTTAGTGCTGCAAACCTAAATAATCCATCGCTTCTGCGTAGGACATTTTCCTAAGGTCAACGTTTGTGTTTTTGGCACTGGTTGAAGATTCAACAAGTACATACCTTACCTCACCGCTTGGTGGTATAGCAGCCGCATTATCCGTATTATCCGTAACTAGAAAACGTATTTCGGCATCATCTGCATTAATAGTGTAGTACATGTCCCAACTTTGGTTCGTTATGGGCAAGGCTCTTACATTATCAAATGAATCTTTATAATATGCTAGAATTGCATAGGAGTCTACAACCTCAGCAGTAATTCTGGAATCATCGATTGAAAAACTGTTCGCTAAGAAACCACTGTACGTGTCACCAAAATCGGTTGAGGTCCACCCTGATGCAATAACATTGGCATTGCCATCTTCACCATTCTCACCGTCAGCACCATCTTGTCCCGCAGGCCCTTGCTCACCTTGCGGCCCCTGTGGTCCAATAGTACCATCTTCACCATCCTCGGCAGAGCAAGAAAATATAAGTATTGTGCTGAGTGCCATTAGAAATAATTTTGTCTTTAAGATTACTTTTTTCATGATTTTAAAATTTTAATATTAAAAAATAGTTTTAATTGTTTATTTGGGGAACCTTTTAAAACAGTTGAACTATGGTTTTAGAGTGCTATTTTGAATGGATTTGATTACAGATTCCGAATCAAGGAAATCTTTAAATACACTATGTATTTTTTTAGTCAATACCATTGTAAATTCATGGGATATCCGTTTCCCATCCATTCGTTTTAAAGTGCCATTTAATGAAACCTTCTGCACCTTAAGCGTATGATTGTTTAAGTTCTCATGGTCAAAACTTAGTACGATTTCCCTATGGCCAGACCATATGATATCAAGGGGCATATAGTCTGCTCCACTGACGATGCACCCTTGCAAACCTTTTTTTGCGTGGATAATATGTTCTTTCTTGCCGGCAAAAGTGAATATCAGCTGTAAATGATTTTTTGGTGTAGATTGAAAATGTGATGACGTAGCCGTGATTGAATTGAACTGATGATGCCACGACGTAGAGCCTTCGCTACGTTTTATTCCTCGGGAGCTCGATAATTTTAAACCTGTTGGTTTTTTAGGCCTGTAATACAACATTTTATCCCCTAGGATTTCAAAGGATATGGTGTCCCCGTTCAATTTTAGTGAAATAGTGGGCTTGACCTTAGTGTTGAATGTTTTTACCAAATCGCTTAGGTCTGTTTTAGCAGTTTGCGCCATTGTAGGTATTTGAAAAAGCGCAACCGATAGTATGAACAAGATTTCTTTCATTACAACATTTTATCTTAGAACGGAGCAACCAAAATCTCAACACGCCTATTTTTTCGACGGTTTCCATCATTCTCATTGGGTGCTAATGGGCTGGTTTCACCAAGACCTACTTCCTTCCATTTGAAGCTGGAGTTGTTTATGGATTTTCTGAGTTCAGCAGCTACGGTTGCTGCCCTTTTTTTGGAAAGCACTAGGTTTGTTTGGTCACTGCCCACATCATCGGTATGCCCTTCCACGGTAATGGTACCCTTGGGAATGTCCTGTATTTGTTGGGCCAGTTTACGTATCGCTTTGGCACCTTCGGGTTTGAGTTCATGTTCTCCCGTATCAAAGAGCACGGCACTGTCCAAGCTCATGCGTAGGGCACCGCCAATGGCTGCCACGGCATCAATGTCTGCGCCGGGCGGTGGCCCGAAACTAGTCTTTAAATCGGTTATTTTTATATAATTAAAGGTTTCGCCAGGCTTTACATAATCCGTAATATCTTTTAAGCCAGTACCTCCTTCCACTTTTCCGATGTCAATCCAACTTTGACCATCTTTGCTAAGCTGAAGATTTGTAGGTTCTATAGCAGCACCCTGTTCGAACACGAAAATATCAGGACCATTGACATCCGTTATGGCATTATCCTTAAAAAAAAGTACGATAGAGCCTCCAGAACCAAGAATTGTACAGTCTGTTTGTAAATCAGCATCACCTTGAGAAGTTCCCAAACATCTTTCTGGAAAGAATCCGTCAGGCTCACCTGGTTTAAAAAACACTACTGAATCAGCGAACGAAAGTGTGCCCATAGGTAGATAAACCATTTCCTTTCGCGAATCCACGTAAGTGTCCTCCATATTTTTGGTCAGGGCAAACCAAGATGGATTCAGTTTGTAAAATGCTCTCTTCGCTTTTTCGGCCCTAGCCTTAAAATTGGTCGTACGCACTTTGGCCTCGGTCTTACTTTCTTCGAGCAGTTCGATAAAGTTTTGTGATGCTTCACCACTGGCGATATACGCCTCGACTTCAGGATTGCTCAAACTCTGCTCAATGTCTTCGGCATGTTTGACGCTGACGATATTGTTATCGGGCATGGCCGTAAGGGCTATCTGTACTTCCTTTTCGCTGACCCCAACCATTTTGGCGAATAATTGCCGGGCGTAGGCCCCTTTATCGCTTCTTAGGAGTTCGAGGTTTAAAGCCCCTTTTTCGGTAAACAGTCCCTGGCTTGTAGAATCTTTGGCCCCGCCCGACATTAGGTCGCCCATACCTTTCATGAGTTCATCAATGTCGATGTCCTCCATGGCCTCCTCCAAGTCTTCGGTTGCTTCTCGAAGGTCAGGTTCTTCAACTGCCTTGCCTTGGTCATTTTGAATTGTATTCTTCTTCGGGCTTTCGTTGCAGGCCAATAGCCCTAACACCAAAATCGTAAAGATTGCAAAAGGTCGTCGTGTATTCATCATCATGCTATTTGTAGGTGGCGTACCGCTGCTTCATAAATTCATGGTAGATAAAGCCGTATTTGCTGTACCAGTTTTCTTCACCCAGTTTTTTTTCACAGGCATCTATTTCCAGTAGCACATTGTACAGCCGCTGTGTCAGTTCATTATGCTTATTTTTATAGGTCTTATCAAATTCTTCTATCGATTTCAAGACTTTGGCACGTTCTTTTTGCCACGCCAAACCAGAAACAGGGTGTATACCTGAGAAATTATCTCCGAAGGAAAGACCGAAATCGGTCACTTTTTTGGTATGCTGGCCAATTTTGAGCAATTTTTCCAATCTATACCGCTGTTCGTGAAGGTTGTCATAGGCACGGGCGAGGCAGTCACAACCTTCTTTGTTTTCTGAGCCTTCTTCTTCAGAAACTCCATCTTTATTATCGACTTCCGATGATTTTGTACCGTTGCCACCATCTTTTGAAGCATCAACTTGGTCTTGCTTGTCTTGATTTCTGTCTGGGTCTTTTTTATCGCTACGATCTTTATCTTTACCATCCCCGAAATTTTCAGAACCATCATTGTTTGAACTGTCACCTGAGTCGTTTTGTCTTTGTTGTATTGCAGCAACTTCCCTTGCATAGCCTGACATAACTTCAGAAACCGAAGTTGTGTAGTTCGATGATGCATTCGAGCGACCTCGTTCGAGAGCCCTTGTGATGGAGTTGATATCATTTTGATACCTTTCTGTGGCACTGGCAATGGCATTTGGATCACCATTGGCATTTCTAATGTCGGCGTTGTATTGTTGGGTAATGGCTTGATTGGAAGTATTGAATGTCGAAAGCTGTGCTTCAATCATGGTATTTCGAATTTCTTTGGCTTGCTTGAGACCTCGCTCTTTTCGTTCTTCGGCTTTGGCCAAGGCTTCATCAATGTTTTCGTCTTTTTCATTAGAATCGGAAGTGTCCGGTTCACCGTCGGAAGTTCCACTGCTCGAACTGTTCGGTGAATTTTTAGACTGGGAATCCTCACCGCCATAGTTCTGCTCACTTCTTCTGGCAGTTTCGTTGCAACTGGTCGGCAACGAGGGTTGACCAGCAGGATCGAGCAAAGGTTCGAAATCAGTATCACTAGGACTCAAAACATCATAGTGGTTTCTTCGTCCAGAACCATATTCCTTACCGACGGCATCCAGTAACTTTTCCGCCACATTGGCTATGGTCTTTCCAGAAATGGAGTTTCCCAAGCCTTGCACAATTCCCGCCTCAGCCATTGGAATAAAAAAGAGCAGTGCGATGACTGTAGCAGCTCCTTTTCTTTTTTTACGGAAAAATAAAAAAACGATTATACCAAGTACAAGAATCGCTATCGGTATAATATAGTAGGTAAACGTACTGGAAGATTCCGACGCTGCACTAGAAGTCGTGGCGTTTGTGTTTCCTTCCGTATCCATTATTTCGTTCGAAGAAACCGATTTCATCGTGGAAGCGTCAACAAAAAGATTGCTGGCGGGAAATAACTCGCGGCCTGCTGAGACTGCCACCACGAACGGAATCCCCTTTTCAGGCGATGATATGATAATTCCAAATTGTAATGCGGTTCTAAAGTTGACCTTATATTCACCGTTTTTGGTAGCTCCTTCGCGGTGTATATCTTCCCAGTCATTTTTAACGATTTTGACGTCAAGTTTTCGGCCATCTTCTGAAATAACATGAACCATGGAGGACCGGAGAATATAGCCCAAACCTTTAATGGCAATACGGCTTTCGACACCATCGGTAATCCCCTTAAAAAAACGCACGGTATAGTCTTGGTCATCTTCGGGTACGGGCAACTCTTCTTTTACTATGGGAATGTCTTCGTCATCTATGGAGGGGGGAATGAACCCCTTATCCTCTTGGCTGGTTACGGTGGCTCCAAATAAGAGAAAAACCAAATAAACCAATCTTATTGTTTTCGAGTAAGTACTTTTCATGACCATTTATTTTCTATGTTTTTTCAATAAGTAGTTTGTAAGTATTACCATCTTCTGGGTAAGCTCTTGGTGCTGTGCTTCGGTACGGTCGGTCATGGCTTCACTTTTAACGCCGTACGAAATCAGAAAAGCATTATCATAGTTTTCATTGTAGATAAGCACGCGGCCCACATGGGGCTGGCGAAAGATATAGGCATCCCCGGTTTCAGCGAGCTCAATGCCAATGCCCTGCATGGCCTGTTCAGGATATTTTTCTTGATTCTTCAGTGCGCCCTGAATCTCTCTCTTGTTTTGGTCTTTTGAACTGGGTGTAGGTTCCCATAGAATAGTAGTGGGGTCACCCAATTTATTTTTTCCGAAACCCTCAAGGTCAAAGGAACAGAAGTTTGGTTTTTGATAGTCTGAAACGCTTACATCGCTTTCTGAAACACCAATGGTCTTGGCGAACTCAGAAGCATCCATACCGCATTGATAGTCGACCAATAGTGTGGTGTAATTGCCACTGGGCAAGGTCTTGGTTTCCTCTTTTGTAGTTGTCTCTTTATTTTTTTGGTTTTTTTCAGTTTTTTTAGAAGCTTCTCCACAGGAAAGCAATACCGAGAATAAGAGTACGGGTATTATTTTTCTTTGCATCAGATTGTATTTTAAAAGATTTATAAATGTCCATTTATTGTAAAGGGTTTGGCCTCACCATAATATTAAATGGAGTTCCATTGAATATTTAGTTTCTTTTTTCAATCAAATGCCCACACGTCGTTATACCTTAAATTACCACCACCAAAACCACCGATAACCCAAATTTTATTGTCAAAGACTACTGAAGAGTGCCGGTTTCTTGCAGGAAAGAACGCATTTGGAGTTGCTTCAAACCAATTTGTACCATTTGAAGAGTACCAAATATCATTTTTGAATTCCACATCATAACCCCCGATCACCCATATTTTATCATCAAATTCTACCGATGCGAAACCAGACCTATCTGAAAATTCGGCATTGGAGGTAGCTTCCGTCCAATTGACTCCATCTGAGGAAAACCAGATATCGTTTTTTCTTGTTTCGCCATCCCTCGCTCCCAATATCCAGACTTTGTCTCTGAATACCATGGCACCGAATCGTTCTCTTACAGAAAAAGGAGCACTGGAAGTTGCTTCGACCCATTCTACCCCATTTGTAGAGTACCAGACATCATTTTTTCTTGACGTATCATCTTCGCCTGCAATGACCCATATCTTGCCATCAAACACTACTGCCTTATGACTGTCTCTTGGAGAAAATGCGGCTTCAGGCGTAGCTTCGGTCCAAGTGATGCCATCGGAAGAATACCAAACATCGTTTTTCTTTCCAAAACCGTCTCTACCACCTATAACCCACATTTTATCATCAAAAATTACGGAAGCATGAGCACGTCTGGCCGAGAAAGCAGCTTCTGCATTGACTTCCATCCAGTCGACACCGTTTGAAGACCTCCATATATCATTACGTGAAATACCAGTATACCCCGCTATCAACCAAAGTTGATTTTCAAAGGCCAGTGTGGAATGTCCCCATCTAGCTAAAAATGATGCTTCGTCAACTAGGGCGTTCTCTGGGAAGTTTAGATTTCTTGTTCTGAAATGAAAAGTTTCACTTTCGGTCTGGTTGCCTTGACTGTCCTTTGCGATAACCTTCCAATAATAATCGGTCAATACAAATAGTCTATCACTCAGTGTGAAATTAGTACTTGATAAATTTTCGGCAATCAAAGTTGATGGTTGTTCGT from Costertonia aggregata harbors:
- a CDS encoding PKD domain-containing protein; the protein is MKKIYFTGLCLLSIMACTKETASPNSDPDSIPESDAKLKACFTVSKDTVSIGESLTINSCSKNAISFKYDFGNGTQSSEEAPVFTDQEGGAYTIELTVKNEAGDTETFNYPVYVKPAKEHYFFPDIADGFSTVSLETGINIANNTYYSLQLVEDAGTSKFYYSEIDENYQSTSNYIADKQFNSNSAFLNVFPSGNKNFHFSRTLADFYGTHEVTYNNAWGFLNGINSATKHKYGCIADGSFYLYYGAKKVDGVYKTAIERRNSSGDAFEEFINPIGDADSMLGDLILTESGYVAFGAKFNKNTTSPSISGYKPILVFYDTALNVTSHIVLEESVLDTKINSANDLNGTFHLEQLTNGNLVCYGNGELIITNASGSPIKTHYFEGTNNNQALLALGDTFIVSSKEYLRKFDANGNSIKNLKYKGLHLPEIIEKEDRLFFIGGYSHEEKTRIFYGATDKDLQLIDVNK
- the lysS gene encoding lysine--tRNA ligase, whose amino-acid sequence is MQLSEQEIIRREKLAKLREMGIDPYPAALYPVDATSKSIKTDFTQGKKVVISGRLMSRRIQGKASFAELQDSEGRIQVYFNRDEICPGEDKTLYNEVYKKLLDIGDIIGVEGELFTTQVGEKTVMVKNFTMLSKALRPLPLPKKDAEGNVYDEFNDSELRYRQRYVDLVVNPKVKDTFIKRTKITNSIRQFYNERGYLEVETPILQPIPGGAAARPFLTHHNALNIPLYLRIANELYLKRLIVGGFDGVYEFSKDFRNEGMDRTHNPEFTVMELYVAYKDYNWMMDTTEQLLEKVAIDANGTSKVTVGENEIEFKAPYARVPILKAIKTHTGVDVSGMDEIQLRETAKSLGIEVDDTMGVGKLIDEIFGEKCEHHYIQPTFITDYPKEMSPLTKEHRNNPALTERFELMVNGKELANCYSELNDPIDQRQRFEEQLKLSEKGDDEAMFIDQDFLRALEYGMPPTSGIGIGIDRLVMLLTNNSSIQEVLFFPQMRPEKKPLELSENEKTIFDIIKKTKTMPLNDLKEAANLSNKAWDKGIKGLNKLGLTKVYKEADALLCTLEER
- a CDS encoding YqaE/Pmp3 family membrane protein, whose protein sequence is MSFFRVLLAIVFPPLSVIGKGCGSFLIVLLLTFCGWVPGVIAALVILNNPN
- the lipB gene encoding lipoyl(octanoyl) transferase LipB, translating into MNKKVVLEDLGLQDYKKTWDYQEGLFENIIAIKIKNRREGAGLETPNHFLFVEHPHVYTLGKSGDIGNLLVGEKVLEEKGAKFYKINRGGDITYHGPGQIVGYPILDLDNFFTDIHKYLRFLEEMVILTLAEYGLKAERSGGETGVWLDVGTPFARKICAMGVRASRWVTMHGFALNVNADLGYFDLMIPCGIKDKAVTSLNIELGKQQVDMDEVKQKLLRHFEALFKAELVKQKTPV
- a CDS encoding collagen-like protein gives rise to the protein MKKVILKTKLFLMALSTILIFSCSAEDGEDGTIGPQGPQGEQGPAGQDGADGENGEDGNANVIASGWTSTDFGDTYSGFLANSFSIDDSRITAEVVDSYAILAYYKDSFDNVRALPITNQSWDMYYTINADDAEIRFLVTDNTDNAAAIPPSGEVRYVLVESSTSAKNTNVDLRKMSYAEAMDYLGLQH
- a CDS encoding OmpA family protein — encoded protein: MNTRRPFAIFTILVLGLLACNESPKKNTIQNDQGKAVEEPDLREATEDLEEAMEDIDIDELMKGMGDLMSGGAKDSTSQGLFTEKGALNLELLRSDKGAYARQLFAKMVGVSEKEVQIALTAMPDNNIVSVKHAEDIEQSLSNPEVEAYIASGEASQNFIELLEESKTEAKVRTTNFKARAEKAKRAFYKLNPSWFALTKNMEDTYVDSRKEMVYLPMGTLSFADSVVFFKPGEPDGFFPERCLGTSQGDADLQTDCTILGSGGSIVLFFKDNAITDVNGPDIFVFEQGAAIEPTNLQLSKDGQSWIDIGKVEGGTGLKDITDYVKPGETFNYIKITDLKTSFGPPPGADIDAVAAIGGALRMSLDSAVLFDTGEHELKPEGAKAIRKLAQQIQDIPKGTITVEGHTDDVGSDQTNLVLSKKRAATVAAELRKSINNSSFKWKEVGLGETSPLAPNENDGNRRKNRRVEILVAPF
- a CDS encoding Kelch repeat-containing protein; the protein is MKKNISKISLSIIISIPFFIASCGKDDEDNTTAVENQPPNAFELVEVINGANEVDLFPSFQWNTASDPENDEVTYSLFLDTDEQPSTLIAENLSSTNFTLSDRLFVLTDYYWKVIAKDSQGNQTESETFHFRTRNLNFPENALVDEASFLARWGHSTLAFENQLWLIAGYTGISRNDIWRSSNGVDWMEVNAEAAFSARRAHASVIFDDKMWVIGGRDGFGKKNDVWYSSDGITWTEATPEAAFSPRDSHKAVVFDGKIWVIAGEDDTSRKNDVWYSTNGVEWVEATSSAPFSVRERFGAMVFRDKVWILGARDGETRKNDIWFSSDGVNWTEATSNAEFSDRSGFASVEFDDKIWVIGGYDVEFKNDIWYSSNGTNWFEATPNAFFPARNRHSSVVFDNKIWVIGGFGGGNLRYNDVWAFD